Proteins encoded together in one Porites lutea chromosome 2, jaPorLute2.1, whole genome shotgun sequence window:
- the LOC140928059 gene encoding melanotransferrin-like, translated as MLPVVVAVVFFGHFISSSSIETGVRWCCISKPEMVKCQHLMNVTLQVTSLASVTCVNGGRLDNCMKMIVNGSADVITLGDEHIYQAGSQHGLVPIVAEDYGNREEGLSSYAVALIKSNLSKEISLATLEKSRTCHPSAGDSVGWTAPVGYLIGHGVMTSKDCNPYVSSGEFFQKSCVPGALSRKYNPEGSNPSKLCGICSNQRTCPRNASERYYGYHGAYRCLTEGAGDVAFVSHLSVFDFTGLENDLNPGEDFGLLCPDGSRKDVGNFQTCNLARIPSRVIMGRPDGDEMEIIKQKLLHLHEFLLLKPDLFQLFNSSAYGSKDLLLKDSTVKLIDVKEKNSTEAWLGEKYFKALKTLRSCQTVAAAARSFGETLKTWKVGQLLCFYLVLFFFLSSMCLIQ; from the exons GAGTGCGCTGGTGCTGCATCTCGAAGCCAGAGATGGTCAAATGTCAACATTTGATGAATGTGACGTTACAGGTGACCTCACTTGCAAGTGTAACGTGTGTGAATGGAGGTAGACTGGACAACTGCATGAAGATGATTGTTAACGGTAGTGCTGACGTCATAACTCTAGGAGATGAGCACATTTATCAGGCTG GGTCTCAACACGGTCTTGTACCAATAGTGGCAGAAGACTACGGCAATCGTGAAGAAGGTCTTAGCAGTTATGCCGTAGCTCTTATAAAGAGTAACCTTTCCAAAGAAATTTCTCTGGCGACATTGGAGAAGAGCAGAACATGTCATCCTTCTGCGGGGGACTCGGTCGGGTGGACAGCTCCTGTGGGGTATTTGATTGGTCATGGAGTGATGACGTCAAAAGATTGCAATCCATATGTATCTTCTGGggaattttttcagaaaagctGTGTTCCAG GGGCTCTATCCAGGAAGTACAATCCAGAAGGTAGCAATCCCAGCAAACTATGCGGGATTTGCTCCAATCAAAGAACTTGCCCACGAAACGCCTCGGAAAGGTATTATGGGTATCATGGAGCATACCGCTGCCTGACAGAAGGCGCAGGAGATGTTGCGTTTGTCAGCCATCTGAGTGTATTTGACTTCACAGGGCTGGAAAATGACCTTAATCCAGGAGAAGACTTTGGTCTACTCTGCCCCGATGGTAGTCGTAAAG ACGTCGGCAACTTCCAGACATGCAACCTTGCAAGAATCCCTTCCAGGGTTATCATGGGAAGGCCCGATGGGGACGAGATGGAGATTATTAAGCAAAAGCTTCTTCACCTTCATGAATTCCTCCTGTTAAAACCAGATTTATTCCAGTTATTTAACTCATCTGCGTATGGAAGCAAAGACTTACTCCTCAAGGACTCCACGGTCAAACTTATAGacgtaaaagaaaagaattcaacCGAGGCATGGCTCGGCGAAAAGTACTTCAAAGCGCTTAAAACCCTGCGCTCTTGCCAAACAGTGGCTGCCGCTGCAAGATCTTTTGGGGAAACGTTGAAAACTTGGAAGGTTGGGCAGTTACTTTGCTTTTATttagtcttattttttttcctgtcttcGATGTGCTTAATACAATGA
- the LOC140928058 gene encoding melanotransferrin-like, which yields MGKTLLAFLSLIIPNVVYSAPISFRWCVLSAAEKNKCTDFMMYVNETARNKSLDVDVGCVEENSVDDCVAKIKSEEADLMTLKGADMYKAGKTGNLVPIVSEQYGLSKVRYYAVAAVKRANRDVNITTLKGKKSCHTGTRPRNADWNIPIGFLLSSKIIPEVACGNMNHDLISAGKFFNQSCVPGAGAAGFNASGDIPSNLCVLCLGTGADKCSADEDKNEYAGHEGAFKCMVDGKGDVAFFKHGTVEKAIKKGNYGNQTDYEYLCRDGSRKEIGEHATCYTGVNPAHAVVTRKGNTKIAAIITILTDMSEMYGVNQTNPSQFQLFNSTKYNGEDLLFKDSTTTLVAIATEKQTYQGYLGNDYVKDIEALTECDFLTTTQPPTTSISTQPPSTSISTNLVPYITLILLTALLVMGSCKVRECRARRHSVMPSRLAFARMHFW from the exons ctccaaTCAGCTTCCGATGGTGCGTACTTAGCGCTGCAGAGAAGAACAAGTGTACCGATTTTATGATGTACGTGAACGAAACTGCCCGAAATAAAAGTTTGGATGTGGATGTAGGCTGCgttgaagaaaattcagttGATGATTGCGTGGCCAAGATAAAAAGTGAGGAAGCTGATCTTATGACACTAAAGGGCGCTGACATGTACAAAGCAG GGAAGACGGGTAATCTGGTGCCTATTGTTTCGGAACAATATGGATTGTCAAAAGTGCGGTATTATGCAGTTGCTGCGGTCAAAAGGGCTAACCGAGATGTCAATATAACCACACTCAAAGGAAAGAAGTCCTGCCATACTGGGACCCGCCCAAGAAATGCAGACTGGAATATACCTATTGGATTTCTTCTGAGCTCAAAAATTATTCCAGAAGTAGCCTGTGGAAACATGAACCATGATTTAATCTCTGCGGGAAAGTTCTTCAATCAAAGCTGTGTACCAG GAGCTGGTGCCGCGGGATTTAACGCGTCAGGAGATATTCCGAGCAACCTCTGCGTACTCTGCTTAGGCACTGGGGCTGACAAATGCTCTGCTGATGAGGACAAAAATGAATATGCTGGCCACGAGGGTGCCTTTAAGTGCATGGTGGATGGTAAAGGAGATGTAGCGTTTTTTAAACACGGAACCGTAGAGAAAGCaatcaaaaaaggaaattatgGGAATCAGACGGATTATGAGTACCTCTGCAGGGACGGGAGCAGAAAAG aGATTGGCGAACACGCGACTTGTTACACTGGAGTCAATCCGGCCCATGCGGTGGTGACAAGAAAAGGCAACACCAAAATCGCCGCAATCATTACGATTCTGACTGACATGAGTGAAATGTATGGTGTCAATCAGACTAACCCAAGCCAGTTCCAACTCTTCAACTCCACCAAGTACAACGGCGAAGATTTGCTCTTCAAAGATTCTACTACTACTCTGGTTGCTATTGcgacagaaaaacaaacataccAAGGCTATCTCGGAAACGATTACGTCAAAGACATCGAGGCACTGACTGAATGTGACTTTCTAACTACCACTCAGCCTCCAACCACCAGCATATCTACCCAGCCTCCAAGTACCAGCATATCTACCAACCTCGTGCCTTATATAACGCTCATACTGCTGACAGCACTGCTGGTAATGGGGTCCTGTAAGGTCCGGGAATGCAGAGCTCGACGTCACTCAGTGATGCCGTCAAGGTTGGCTTTCGCACGCATGCATTTCTGGTAG